Sequence from the Deferribacter autotrophicus genome:
ACGGCAGCTATGAAACCTAAGAAGGCTTTTCCACCGAGAAGCTCTGCTAGAAGCGGAGCTGCCATATTACCACCTTTACCTATTTGAGTGATGAGATCTTTACCAACCAGTACTGCTGCACCAAATCCCACTATAGGAATAATTAGGTAGAAATATCCAATGAATGTAGTAGCATAAACCACAGATTTTCTTGCTTCTTTTGCATCAGGTACTGTATAAAATCTCATTAAAATATGAGGCAGTCCCAAAAGACCAAACATGAGAGCAAGACCTAATGAGAATGAATCAAGTGGTGTTGTAATAAGTCCACCAGGATTAAGCATTGCTTCACCATACATCTTTTGAACTTCGCCATAAAGAACACCAGGATTAAATCCGAATTTTGCAAGTGTGAGTATGGTCAAAACAGTAACTCCTAAAAGAAGAAGTACAGCTTTAATAATTTGTACCCAGGTTGTAGCAAGCATTCCACCAAAAAGAACGTATAGAAGCATAACAAAACCAACTATAATTTCAGCAAGCTCATAAGGCATCCCGAACATAAGCTGAATCAGTTTACCGGAACCGACCATCTGTGCAATTGTATAGCAAAGAACAACTAAAAGACCACCAATTGCAGCAGCAATTCTAATTGGCCCCTGTCTTAATCTAAAAGCCACAACATCAGCAAAGGTGTATTTCCCAAGATTCCTTAAAGGTTCTGCAATTAGAAACATCAATGCTGGCCAACCAACTAGCCAACCTACCGCATAAATCATACCATCATAACCTTTTAAAGCAACAAGACCTGAAATACCTAAAAAAGACGCAGCTGACATATAATCACCAGCCAAAGCAAGACCGTTTTGAAAACCGCTTACGCTTCTACCAGCTGCATAGAATTCGCTGGTAGTTTTGGTTTTTCTGGCAGCAAAATAAGTAATAACTAATGTGAGAATAACAACTAAAATGAAGAAAACTATAGCAATAATATTTGGTTTTCCAACACTTGTATTCATATAACTCCCCCTATTTTAGCTCACTTTTGAGCTCGTCCACAATCTTATCGTATTTTGTGTTAGCCCAGATAACATAAATAACTGTTAACAACCATGCTCCAACGACAACTAAAACCCCCATTAAAATGCCCACTGTAGTGTACTGGCCGACTTTTTGGGCAACGAGTTGTTTGTTAAGAGCTATAGTAAAAACATATCCGTAATAGATGAAAAAAAGTATTGCAAGCATGATAAAACTAAAAGTCCATTTCGTACGTACCAATCTTTTGAATTTTTCGGAATTCAATAATTGCTCAATATTCATAGACATCCTCCTTGGTTATTTTTAAAAAACTTTTTAAATTCACCTCCTTTCATTTTAAGTTTTCTTTTATTAGTTTAGGAAATATTAATTTATGAGGCGTAAATAGTATAATGTTTAATAATTGTCAATAATAAAATATTTTTCTATTTTGAGATGTAAGTATTATCAATATGTTATATGTGATAAACTAATAGTTTTTTGTATTTCATTTACTATATATTAAATAAGATGAATAATTGGTGTTATTAATATAAAATAGTTTTGTTTTATGATAATAAAATTTTAAACAAATATGCTAAAAATATTTAAAAATTACCAATGATATGTTAAAATTAATAAAAAATACGAGGTTGGTTATGCCTGTTGATTTGGTTAAGTTTATTAATAATAACAATATTTTTTCTGATGTTTCCTATGAAAAAGTAAGTAAGATAATTTCACAATCAAAAATTTTGGAATTTGAAGAAGATGAGGTTTTATTTTTTAAAGGGGATAAGTATCATAAAGGTCTTTATTTGATTGTAAGTGGTGAAGTTATTTACATGGACAATGATAAAGTAATATTAACTCTTTTGGAAGGAGACTTTGTAGGGTTATCTGCTTTTCTTGGTAAAGGCTCTTATCTTGTAAATGCCCGAGTAAAAAAAGGGTCTTTTTTGGTTTTTATGCCTGAAATTTGTGTCTATAAACTTATTAATGAATCGGAGCAGTTTAGAGAAAAGTTCTATTATGAGGTTAAACAACGTTTGGATATATTGTGTGATAGAACCGGTGAGATATCATTTGATAAGAATTATAAGCCGATTGGTAGATATATGACAAAGGATCCTATTTCTATTGAAGAAGATGCTTCGGTTTATGATGCAAGTAGGAAGATGGGGAAATATAAAATTGGCTCAGTTGTGGTTTTAAATAACAAGGGAGAGGTTAGTGGAATTTTGACAGCAAAAAATATTGTTCACCATTTCCTGGCAAAGACGGATTGTGACGATTTGAGTGTAAGTAATTTTATGGATAAAAATGTTTTAAAATTGCCTAAGGAATACCCTTTAGTGGAAGCTTTTATCGATATGCAGTTGAACAATAAGGAATACATTGTGATAGTTGAAAATGAGAAGCCGGTGGGGATTATTTCAAATAATGATATTTTAAAATATCTTTATCAAAACCTAAATATTTTGAGCATTAATGTAGAAAATGCAAACAATTTTGATCAGTTGAAAGATATTTATAAAAACTTATATAAGATTGTGGAAAAACTTGTAGATCAGACAAGATTGACGAGTGAGGTGTTACCCACTTTATCTATGATTCACCTTGAAATCCAAAAGAGGGTTTATGAATTAACGGTACAGATGTTTTATAGTAAAAAAGGGATAAATATTGAAGATATTAAACATGCTTTTGTTATTATGGGAAGTGGTGCGAGAAAAGAGATGATGCTTGATCCTGACCAGGATAATGGTTTTATCTTTGCTGATGATATAACATTAAGAGAAAAAAAGATTATGATGGATTTTGCTAATGATTTGGTGGAAAACCTTAATTATGTGGGATATAGAAAATGTCCAGGTCATGTTATGATTATAAATGAAAGGTTGTCAAAAACATTGTCGGATTGGAAAACTGACATTGCAAATATTGTTAATAATCCTGGAAATATAGGGCTGATGTGGTCATCGATAATGTTTGATATGGGGTGTTTGGCAGGAGATGAAAGACTTGTTTGGGAATTGAAAGATTTTGTGGTGAAGGTAGTAAAAGAAAAGGATATTTTTTTGATTCAGTTGTTGGAGAAAGAAACACATAATAGAATACCTCTTTCGATGTTTGGAAGGTTTATTGTGGAGAAGAAGGGAGAGCATAAAGGGGAAATCAATTTAAAAACTCAAGCTCTTACTTTTATCGTGGATGTTACAAGAGCATTTATTTTAAAACATGGATTATTCGAAACTAATACTATAGACAGATTGAAAGCTCTTAAAAGAAAAGGGATTTTGGGTGAAGATATGGTGTTAAACGTGATGAATGCCTATGAAATATTAGTGGATATGATTTTGAGGAGTCAGATTGAAAAAAGTAAAAAAATGGAACAGGTTAATAAATATATTAATCCTGAAAAGCTATCAAAATACAATCAGCAAAGATTAAAAGAATCACTCTCGATTATTTCAAAATATTTAAATACAGCACTTAAAGTTTTCAAGGGGCATCCATAAAAATAGATAAGAGGGAAAGAAAGGCTCATTATTAAAATGAGCCTGTTATATGGGTTGTTATGCTTTTTGAACTTTACCAGCTTTAATACATTTTGTGCAAACTTTCTTTCTTACTACTTTACCATCTTCAATAACTCTAATTTTATGCACATTAGGATAAAAAACCCTTTTTGAGACGTTGTGAGCGTGGCTAATTGTGTGTCCAAACATTGGACCTTTACCACATATATCGCATCTTCTTGCCATTATCTCTACCTCCATCTTAAAATGAGCGAACAACTCATATATATGAAAAACAAACTTTTTGCAACGGTTTTTATATAAAATTTAAAAATAATTTTTCTTCAACTGCCTTATAACCTTTTCTTCTGATATCAGCAGCACCAAATTTGCAGTTTACAGTAGGAGTCCACCAAAATAGATATTGTAGTTATCAAATTTTGCTGTAGTGTAGAATTTTTTTATTTCATTTACAAGTATTTTATTTAAATTCATTTCTTTTGCATTATTTTTTCAAAAGATTTTTTATAACCTTAAGTAACTCTTTGGCATCAAAAGGTTTTTTGAAAAAGGGGTAATTTTTATCGAAAATTTCTTTTATTAGTTTGGATTCGTCAGACCCTGAAATAAAAATGATTGGCATTTCAGGTTTTAATGTTAAAAACTTTTTTGCTAAATCAATGCCATTTTTGTCATATAAAAAAATATCTATTATTGCTAGCTCAATATTGTTACTAGTAAATTTAATTAAAGCATCGTTATAACTGTTTGATGTCATAATATCATACAGTTCACGATCTAAAATAATTTTTGCTGAATCAAGTATAGAATCCTCATCATCTACTAATAATATTGTTTTCTTGGTTTTATCTCTTTTTGATTGTATAGACAAATCGCTTACTAAATTGTAGGTATGCATAATTGTGGGGAGATAGATTTTAAAGGTTGTACCTTTACCCACCTCAGATTCTGCAGTTATTGTGCCACCATGTTTTTTTATTATACCATAGCTGGTAGCTAAACCAAGGCCTGTTCCTCCACCAGCTTTTTTTGTGGTATAGAATGGTTCAAAAATTTTGGGTAAATCCTTTTCCGCAATTCCGACACCAGTATCAGATATAGATAGCTCGATATATGCACCGGGGTTTAGTTCAGGATTAAAGAGGCTACTGTATTCATCAATAACTTTACAATTTGCTGTAATCTGAAAAACTCCTCCATTTGGCATCGCATCTTTTGCATTTGCTGTGAGATTTAAAATAACTTGAGTCATCTGGATTGGATCACCCTCAAAAGCAGGCAAATTTGAAGGGATATCTATGATCAAAGAGATGTTTTCTCCAAGTGTGCTTTTAATTAATGGAACAGTATCATTTATTAATTTTTTAATGTTTAAAATTTTGATATCTGATTTAGATTCTCTACTAAATTCTAATAGCTTATTTATTAACTGTGCAGATTTATTTGAAGATTCATGGATTATTTTTGCTGATTTTTTTAGCTGTTCTGGCAGATCTTTATTTTTTAAAAGATAGGATGATAATGTAACAATTGGAGTTAACATGTTGTTGAGTTCGTGA
This genomic interval carries:
- a CDS encoding sodium:solute symporter family transporter; its protein translation is MNTSVGKPNIIAIVFFILVVILTLVITYFAARKTKTTSEFYAAGRSVSGFQNGLALAGDYMSAASFLGISGLVALKGYDGMIYAVGWLVGWPALMFLIAEPLRNLGKYTFADVVAFRLRQGPIRIAAAIGGLLVVLCYTIAQMVGSGKLIQLMFGMPYELAEIIVGFVMLLYVLFGGMLATTWVQIIKAVLLLLGVTVLTILTLAKFGFNPGVLYGEVQKMYGEAMLNPGGLITTPLDSFSLGLALMFGLLGLPHILMRFYTVPDAKEARKSVVYATTFIGYFYLIIPIVGFGAAVLVGKDLITQIGKGGNMAAPLLAELLGGKAFLGFIAAVAFATILAVVAGLTLAAASALSHDIYVSVFKKGKATESEQVKVARISTVIFGVTAVLLGILFKGQNVAFLVGLAFAIAASANFPALFLSIVWKKFTTAGAVWSILAGGISATILIILSPTVWVKVLHNPQPIFPLKNPAVVSMSLAFIVAIIASLMTPDKEAEKKFEEEKVRTYLGVGAE
- a CDS encoding DUF485 domain-containing protein, which gives rise to MNIEQLLNSEKFKRLVRTKWTFSFIMLAILFFIYYGYVFTIALNKQLVAQKVGQYTTVGILMGVLVVVGAWLLTVIYVIWANTKYDKIVDELKSELK
- a CDS encoding putative nucleotidyltransferase substrate binding domain-containing protein, with protein sequence MPVDLVKFINNNNIFSDVSYEKVSKIISQSKILEFEEDEVLFFKGDKYHKGLYLIVSGEVIYMDNDKVILTLLEGDFVGLSAFLGKGSYLVNARVKKGSFLVFMPEICVYKLINESEQFREKFYYEVKQRLDILCDRTGEISFDKNYKPIGRYMTKDPISIEEDASVYDASRKMGKYKIGSVVVLNNKGEVSGILTAKNIVHHFLAKTDCDDLSVSNFMDKNVLKLPKEYPLVEAFIDMQLNNKEYIVIVENEKPVGIISNNDILKYLYQNLNILSINVENANNFDQLKDIYKNLYKIVEKLVDQTRLTSEVLPTLSMIHLEIQKRVYELTVQMFYSKKGINIEDIKHAFVIMGSGARKEMMLDPDQDNGFIFADDITLREKKIMMDFANDLVENLNYVGYRKCPGHVMIINERLSKTLSDWKTDIANIVNNPGNIGLMWSSIMFDMGCLAGDERLVWELKDFVVKVVKEKDIFLIQLLEKETHNRIPLSMFGRFIVEKKGEHKGEINLKTQALTFIVDVTRAFILKHGLFETNTIDRLKALKRKGILGEDMVLNVMNAYEILVDMILRSQIEKSKKMEQVNKYINPEKLSKYNQQRLKESLSIISKYLNTALKVFKGHP
- the rpmB gene encoding 50S ribosomal protein L28 encodes the protein MARRCDICGKGPMFGHTISHAHNVSKRVFYPNVHKIRVIEDGKVVRKKVCTKCIKAGKVQKA